From the genome of Scytonema hofmannii PCC 7110, one region includes:
- a CDS encoding tetratricopeptide repeat protein, protein MPKRIGLISLLIICGLCSIPQPGTAQALVPHTLQLDAAKLEQQGLGLAKEAAQLAQFQQYELALPRARLASQLAPNNDKVWFLLGGLYLQTKDVDTAISALNKAATLNPKNGDVQFALGSAHFQQQKYQEAASYYQKGLALKPNDPEGFFDLGNAYFMLRKFPDAVSQFRRAVSFDKKFWPAINNIGLILYEQGDVQGAIAQWQSAVAIDKQAAEPLLALAVALYTKGDQKQGLTMGQAALRIDDRYADVDFLKQNLWGDRLLSDTKKFLELPSIQSALQQDVSGSQSPTKLPQQQPPQ, encoded by the coding sequence GTGCCTAAACGAATTGGTTTAATTTCTCTTCTCATTATCTGTGGTTTGTGCAGCATACCGCAACCAGGAACTGCACAAGCATTAGTACCTCATACACTGCAACTGGATGCAGCCAAATTGGAACAGCAAGGTTTGGGTTTAGCAAAGGAAGCGGCTCAACTCGCTCAGTTTCAACAATATGAACTCGCTTTACCAAGAGCGCGGTTGGCATCGCAGCTCGCTCCGAACAATGATAAAGTGTGGTTTCTCTTGGGTGGTTTGTATCTACAAACGAAGGACGTAGATACGGCAATTTCTGCTTTGAATAAAGCAGCAACGCTCAACCCCAAAAACGGGGATGTTCAATTTGCTCTGGGTTCTGCTCATTTTCAACAGCAAAAATACCAGGAAGCTGCGAGCTACTATCAAAAGGGATTGGCGCTCAAACCCAACGATCCAGAGGGGTTTTTTGATTTGGGTAATGCTTACTTTATGCTGCGTAAATTTCCAGATGCAGTCAGCCAGTTTAGAAGAGCCGTTTCCTTTGACAAAAAATTCTGGCCCGCCATTAATAACATTGGATTAATTTTGTACGAGCAAGGTGATGTTCAAGGCGCGATCGCACAATGGCAAAGTGCTGTTGCTATTGATAAGCAGGCGGCTGAACCTTTGTTAGCTCTTGCTGTGGCATTGTATACCAAAGGTGACCAAAAACAAGGGTTGACAATGGGGCAAGCGGCACTCCGCATTGACGATCGCTATGCTGATGTCGATTTCCTCAAACAAAACCTCTGGGGCGATCGCTTACTATCTGATACAAAGAAATTTTTGGAATTACCTAGTATTCAATCTGCTCTCCAACAAGATGTATCTGGCTCTCAATCTCCAACAAAGCTGCCACAACAGCAGCCTCCACAATGA